A stretch of Macadamia integrifolia cultivar HAES 741 chromosome 7, SCU_Mint_v3, whole genome shotgun sequence DNA encodes these proteins:
- the LOC122084077 gene encoding ammonium transporter 1 member 1-like, which translates to MATALTCSAAELGQHLAGATNTTAAATYICGLFSQVQNNYTDTRYAIDTTYLLFSAYLVFSMQLGFAMLCAGSVRAKNTMNIMLTNVLDAAAGGLFYYLFGYAFAFGEPSNGFIGRHFFGMNSFPIENYDYSHFLYQWAFAIAAAGITSGSIAERTQFSAYLIYSAFLTGFVYPVVSHWIWSADGWASAFNGNHLLFGSGVIDFAGSGVVHLVGGVAGLWGALIEGPRIGRFDHAGRSVALRGHSASLVVLGTFMLWFGWYGFNPGSFLQILKPYNTGTYYGQWSAVGRTAVTTTLAGCTAALTTLFGKRLMSGHWNVTDVCNGLLGGFAAITGGCSVVEPWAAIICGFVAAWVLIGCNKLAEKYKYDDPLEAAQLHGGCGAWGIIFTALFARKAYVNEVYAEGRPSGLFMGGGGKLLAAHIIQILVIFGWVSVTMGPLFYVLHRLKLLRISADDEMAGMDLTRHGGFAYAYQEEDDPMMKQGIMLRKVEPTINNGSSPSV; encoded by the coding sequence ATGGCAACAGCCCTGACCTGCTCAGCCGCAGAGCTAGGCCAACACCTCGCCGGAGCCACCAACACAACCGCCGCTGCAACCTACATCTGCGGTCTCTTTAGTCAAGTACAGAACAACTATACTGACACAAGATATGCCATCGACACCACATACCTTCTCTTCTCTGCCTACCTCGTCTTTTCCATGCAACTCGGTTTCGCCATGCTTTGCGCTGGTTCTGTTCGTGCTAAGAACACCATGAACATCATGCTCACCAACGTACTCGACGCTGCCGCTGGTGGGCTATTCTATTACCTCTTTGGCTATGCTTTTGCCTTTGGAGAGCCTTCCAATGGTTTCATCGGCCGCCACTTTTTTGGTATGAACAGCTTCCCTATCGAAAACTATGACTACAGTCATTTTTTGTACCAGTGGGCTTTCGCCATCGCTGCCGCCGGCATCACCAGTGGTTCTATAGCAGAGCGAACCCAGTTTAGTGCTTATCTTATATACTCTGCCTTCCTCACGGGCTTTGTTTACCCAGTTGTCTCTCACTGGATCTGGTCTGCCGATGGTTGGGCTAGTGCTTTTAACGGGAATCACTTATTGTTTGGTTCTGGGGTCATCGATTTCGCCGGCTCCGGCGTTGTTCACTTGGTCGGAGGAGTTGCAGGTCTCTGGGGAGCACTAATCGAAGGTCCACGTATTGGGAGATTCGACCACGCTGGCCGATCTGTGGCCTTGCGGGGTCACAGTGCTTCTCTTGTTGTTCTGGGAACCTTCATGCTCTGGTTTGGTTGGTACGGATTCAACCCAGGTTCGTTTCTGCAAATCCTGAAGCCTTACAACACAGGAACATACTACGGTCAATGGAGCGCCGTGGGACGAACGGCTGTGACGACTACCTTGGCCGGCTGTACGGCTGCGCTCACTACCTTGTTTGGGAAACGATTGATGTCTGGTCACTGGAATGTCACCGACGTCTGTAATGGTCTTTTGGGTGGATTTGCAGCGATCACCGGCGGTTGCTCTGTTGTAGAGCCATGGGCAGCGATCATCTGTGGTTTCGTGGCTGCTTGGGTCTTGATTGGTTGCAATAAGCTTGCAGAGAAGTATAAATACGATGACCCACTTGAGGCAGCACAGCTCCATGGGGGTTGTGGAGCTTGGGGGATCATATTCACAGCTCTGTTCGCGAGGAAAGCTTACGTTAATGAAGTTTATGCAGAAGGGAGGCCTTCTGGGTTGTTCATGGGTGGTGGTGGGAAGCTTTTGGCTGCTCATATTATTCAGATTCTGGTGATTTTTGGTTGGGTGAGTGTCACCATGGGTCCTCTGTTTTATGTTCTTCATCGGTTGAAGCTGTTGAGAATTTCTGCAGATGATGAAATGGCAGGGATGGATCTGACACGGCATGGTGGTTTCGCTTATGCGTAtcaagaagaggatgatccgaTGATGAAGCAGGGGATAATGTTGAGAAAAGTAGAACCCACCATTAACAATGGATCTTCACCATCTGTATGA
- the LOC122084078 gene encoding tetratricopeptide repeat protein 4 homolog: MALWMESGSEPKTDTENADIDAITALKESAALELKEEGNRYVKMGKKHYSAAIDCYTRAINQKVLNDKENSILYANRAHVNLLLGNYRRALEDAEEAIKLCPTNVKALYRAAKAALSLDLLTEAKSFCQMGLEQFSGNDELKKLLKEIDLRKSECEQHEAQVLQAVAAAKDLASAIENRELKLGKPLYQELTGIRKPMLDKNNILHWPVLLLYAEVMSSDFIEDFCETDMFSPHLDMMFSESCPPLPWDKEHNYTRDAVELYYEVGSGVPLSKNEILRHLLEGSAGSLAEGICDEEKDAQESSCGVSAGKGHKWVKVEEMKTLHSVLRQRDFIIPGIPVFYVVSRRSTFYREFRAGNWTPP; this comes from the exons ATGGCGCTTTGGATGGAATCAGGTTCCGAACCCAAAACCGATACCGAGAATGCAGATATCGATGCTATCACCGCTCTTAAGGAGTCCGCCGCTCTCGAGCTCAAG GAAGAAGGTAACCGGTATGTTAAGATGGGGAAAAAACATTATTCTGCAGCCATTGATTGCTATACTAGGGCAATCAATCAGAAGGTATTAAATGACAAAGAGAATTCAATTCTCTATGCAAATCGTGCTCATGTGAATCTTCTCCTGGGAAACTACAGACGTGCCCTTGAAGATGCTGAAGAGGCAATTAAGCTGTGTCCTACAAATGTCAAG GCACTTTATCGAGCTGCCAAAGCTGCCTTGTCTTTAGATCTGTTGACTGAGGCAAAATCATTCTGCCAAATGGGACTAGAGCAGTTCTCGGGTAATGATGAACTGAAAAAGCTGTTGAAGGAAATAGACTTGCGAAAATCAGAATGTGAACAACATGAGGCTCAAGTATTGCAGGCTGTGGCTGCTGCTAAG GATCTTGCATCTGCCATTGAGAATAGAGAGTTGAAGCTAGGGAAGCCATTGTATCAAGAACTTACTGGAATCAGAAAGCCAATGCtagataaaaataatattctTCACTGGCCGGTTCTTCTTCTTTACGCAGAGGTCATGTCCAGTGACTTTATTGAAGATTTCTGTGAGACGGATATGTTCTCTCCTCATCTTGACATG ATGTTTTCAGAAAGTTGTCCTCCATTACCTTGGGATAAGGAACACAATTACACCCGTGATGCTGTTGAGCTGTATTATGAG GTAGGTTCTGGAGTTCCTCTATCAAAGAATGAGATTCTTCGACATCTCCTGGAGGGAAGTGCAGGTTCTCTTGCAGAAGGAATCTGTGACGAAGAGAAAGATGCACAGGAGTCAAGCTGTGGTGTATCTGCAG GCAAAGGCCATAAATGGGTGAAGGTAGAAGAGATGAAAACACTTCACAGTGTCCTGAGGCAACGGGATTTCATTATCCCTGGAATCCCAG TATTCTATGTTGTTTCAAGACGCTCCACCTTCTATCGGGAGTTCAGAGCTGGGAACTGGACTCCACCATGA